In one Deltaproteobacteria bacterium genomic region, the following are encoded:
- a CDS encoding cation diffusion facilitator family transporter: MESTNSHIALLKQGQRVALTATIVIFLLAVAKFVIGHLFDSRILVADAFHNGVDVLAIFASWFGLWLASRKESARFPYGLYKAETFITLLIGVLVIWAGFENLVQGYKKLFLPAHHHAFPVLPVLVSGASVFVSYLVAKMEKETGALICSGALQANASEAFLDIGTSLVVLAGILLAYARIPYIEGAVVMLIALLIIRLGAKNIWTPILILLDANLDPELRAGIERKISAVDGVKGVGDVKIRQSGPYKMVECNIATSPSSSVHKAHELADKIESLIMRNYSQIESVFVHVEPVRLDTLSVIIPVEEMNGLDSKIHGHFGRAPYFIILKLDDKGGAEIEDFYHNDFLGEKDRIHIGVKVIKAVIKHDLGLVFTPQIGEISFYMLKENFIDIYRAEAGATVRKMIARYYNGEIELITVPHPAEDSEIERQTRIPDQSKVNTPV, encoded by the coding sequence GTGGAAAGCACGAATAGTCATATAGCGCTGCTCAAACAGGGGCAAAGAGTCGCCCTGACAGCAACGATTGTTATATTTCTCCTGGCGGTTGCTAAATTTGTCATCGGCCATCTCTTTGACTCCAGAATACTCGTTGCAGATGCCTTTCACAATGGTGTTGACGTCCTCGCTATTTTTGCTTCCTGGTTCGGTCTCTGGCTGGCCTCCCGCAAGGAGAGCGCCAGATTTCCCTATGGGCTGTACAAGGCCGAAACCTTTATTACTCTTCTGATTGGCGTTCTGGTCATATGGGCTGGTTTTGAAAACCTGGTTCAGGGGTACAAAAAGCTTTTTCTCCCGGCTCATCACCATGCATTTCCGGTGCTGCCGGTCCTGGTAAGCGGCGCCTCAGTTTTCGTATCGTATCTTGTCGCAAAGATGGAAAAAGAGACAGGCGCTTTAATCTGTTCCGGCGCTCTTCAGGCTAACGCATCCGAGGCCTTTCTCGACATCGGCACCTCATTGGTCGTTCTCGCAGGCATTCTCTTGGCCTATGCGAGGATTCCCTATATCGAAGGTGCTGTCGTGATGCTCATTGCCCTGCTCATCATCAGGCTCGGGGCGAAAAACATCTGGACTCCGATTCTGATTCTTCTGGATGCAAACCTTGACCCGGAACTGCGGGCCGGGATAGAGAGAAAAATTTCCGCCGTTGACGGCGTCAAGGGTGTGGGGGATGTCAAGATACGTCAGTCCGGACCCTATAAAATGGTAGAATGTAACATTGCTACGAGCCCCTCGTCCTCCGTACACAAGGCGCATGAACTTGCCGACAAAATCGAAAGCCTCATAATGAGGAATTACAGCCAGATCGAGTCCGTCTTTGTCCATGTCGAACCGGTAAGGCTTGATACCCTATCCGTTATTATACCGGTCGAAGAGATGAATGGACTGGATTCAAAGATCCATGGCCACTTCGGCAGAGCGCCATACTTCATCATTCTGAAACTGGACGACAAAGGGGGAGCGGAGATTGAAGATTTTTATCACAATGATTTCCTTGGTGAAAAGGACCGCATACATATCGGGGTCAAGGTCATCAAGGCCGTGATCAAGCATGACCTGGGGCTCGTTTTTACCCCCCAGATTGGGGAAATCTCTTTTTACATGCTGAAAGAGAATTTTATCGATATTTACCGGGCAGAGGCAGGTGCAACAGTGCGCAAGATGATAGCGCGCTATTACAACGGCGAAATAGAGCTGATCACGGTGCCGCATCCGGCGGAGGACTCGGAAATAGAAAGACAAACGCGGATTCCCGATCAGAGCAAGGTGAACACTCCAGTCTGA
- a CDS encoding metalloregulator ArsR/SmtB family transcription factor, whose translation MKQAASFFKVLADEARLNMLWLLLNHGELCVCDFMAVLEVTQSKASRHLRTLFKAGLVTDRRAGLWIYYTLQPATDGFAQAFLETLSAALAPRQEAVELLKKLEAWLAQKTPTSCA comes from the coding sequence ATGAAACAAGCAGCGTCGTTTTTCAAAGTCCTTGCCGATGAAGCCCGCTTGAATATGCTCTGGCTCCTCTTGAACCACGGGGAGTTATGTGTCTGCGACTTCATGGCGGTACTCGAAGTGACCCAGTCCAAGGCGTCGCGGCACCTGCGGACTTTGTTCAAGGCCGGCCTGGTAACCGACCGGCGTGCAGGGCTTTGGATCTATTACACGCTCCAGCCAGCCACCGATGGTTTCGCGCAGGCCTTTCTGGAAACACTCAGTGCCGCCTTGGCCCCCCGCCAGGAGGCCGTTGAACTCCTGAAAAAACTTGAAGCATGGCTGGCGCAAAAAACCCCGACAAGCTGTGCTTGA